The DNA window CCCAGATTTCCGCAACCACGCGCCTCTGCGCCTGCTGCATGCGCGCAACAACCTGATCTCGCGTGGTGCCGCGGGGGAATTTGTAGGTCTCCGGCAGCAGCGTACCCTCGCGCGGTATCTCGCTGACGGAACCAGAAAAGATATCATTGTCCGAAAGGCGAGCCACGATCTGTTCCGAGGTCAAGCCTTCGGGAATTGTGACGGAATGCTGAACCACCTTGCCATCGACCATGGTGCCGATGACGTCGCGCAGGCTGGCGTTCTTCTGGAACAAATATTCGCCGGGCTTCAATTCGGAGCGCGCCTTTAGCGCCAGCACGGCACCTATGAACGCCCAGCGATTATTATCAATCACACCTTCGCGCTGTAGCGTATCGGCAATATCCGCCATTCCGGCGCGGGCTGGAACGTTGACGACCTTGTCCTCCTGCAGAGGACCCGGCGCTCCGATTTTCTGCGCGCCATAGTAATATGCGGCGCCGGCGCCAATCATCAAAACCAGCAGAATGGTGATGATGGCGTTGCCGATCACCACCAGCGGGTTGCGGGCACGCTCGGATCGCTTGGGCGGCGGCGGGACCTGTTCGGGCTCCAACGCAGCGCGCGGGCTCCGTGGCGAAATGGGCGGCCTCTCACTCATCGATGCAACCTGAATCCTGTCGGTTCAATCGTGGCTTCGCGAATTTGCCGCAACAGCCGATAGTCTACGCCCAAAACTAGGATTTATCACCGAATGCGGCGAAACGGTGGACTCAATCTCACATGCCGCGTCAGTTGACCACGCGCCGCAGGATCACGGAAGCATTGGTGCCCCCGAAACCGAACGAATTCGACAATGCCACATTGATATCGCGTTTGCGCGGCGTGTGCGGCACGAGATCAATCGCGGTTTCCACCGACGGGTTATCAAGATTGATGGTCGGCGGAGCGATGTTATCGCGAATCGCAAGAATGCTGAATATCGCCTCGATTGCCCCGGCAGCGCCCAAGAGGTGTCCCGTCGACGATTTTGTCGACGACATCGACACCTTGGAAGCGGCGTTGCCGAGCAGCCGCTCCACCGCTCCGAGTTCGATTTCATCGCCGACCTGCGTCGACGTTCCATGCGCGTTGATATAGTCGATATCGGCCGCTGTGATGCCCGCACGTTTCATGGCCGCGCTCATGCTGCGGAATGCACCGTCGCCGTCAGGTGTTGGAGATGTAATGTGATACGCATCCCCGGATAGGCCGTAACCGGTCACTTCCGCATAGATTTTCGCGCCGCGTTTTTTCGCGTGCTCGTATTCCTCGAGCACCACAACGCCCGCGCCTTCCCCCATCACAAACCCGTCGCGATCCTTGTCATAGGGGCGCGACGCCTTTTCCGGCGCATCATTGAAAGCCGTCGACAACGCGCGCGCCGCACAAAATCCGGCCATTCCGATTCGGCAGATCGGCGACTCCGTTCCGCCTGCCACCATCACGTCGGCATCTTCGAGCGCGATCAACCGGCTGGCATCGCCGATCGCATGCGCGCCGGTCGAGCAGGCGGTCACGACGGAGTGGTTGGGACCCTTGAGTCCGTGCTCGATCGACACATAGCCGGACGCAAGATTGATCAGGCGGCCGGGAATGAAAAACGGCGATACCTTGCGCGGCCCGCGCTCCTTGAGAAGCAGCGCTGTATCGGCGATGCCGGAAAGGCCGCCGATTCCCGAGCCGATCATGGTGCCGGTGGCGCATCGCTCCTGCTCGGTGGAAGGATGCCAGTTGGCGTCGTCAAGCGCCTGGCGCGCCGCGCACATCGCGAAGATAATGAAATCGTCGACCTTGCGCTGATCCTTTGGCTCCATCCACTGGTCGGGATTGAATGTGCCGTCGGTACCGTCGCCCCGCGGAACGACGCAGGCGATCTGGCTGGTCAGATCCGAAAC is part of the Bradyrhizobium canariense genome and encodes:
- the fabF gene encoding beta-ketoacyl-ACP synthase II, which encodes MRRVVVTGLGMVSPLGCGVETSWKRILNSESGARKIDTFDVSDLTSQIACVVPRGDGTDGTFNPDQWMEPKDQRKVDDFIIFAMCAARQALDDANWHPSTEQERCATGTMIGSGIGGLSGIADTALLLKERGPRKVSPFFIPGRLINLASGYVSIEHGLKGPNHSVVTACSTGAHAIGDASRLIALEDADVMVAGGTESPICRIGMAGFCAARALSTAFNDAPEKASRPYDKDRDGFVMGEGAGVVVLEEYEHAKKRGAKIYAEVTGYGLSGDAYHITSPTPDGDGAFRSMSAAMKRAGITAADIDYINAHGTSTQVGDEIELGAVERLLGNAASKVSMSSTKSSTGHLLGAAGAIEAIFSILAIRDNIAPPTINLDNPSVETAIDLVPHTPRKRDINVALSNSFGFGGTNASVILRRVVN
- the mltG gene encoding endolytic transglycosylase MltG; the protein is MSERPPISPRSPRAALEPEQVPPPPKRSERARNPLVVIGNAIITILLVLMIGAGAAYYYGAQKIGAPGPLQEDKVVNVPARAGMADIADTLQREGVIDNNRWAFIGAVLALKARSELKPGEYLFQKNASLRDVIGTMVDGKVVQHSVTIPEGLTSEQIVARLSDNDIFSGSVSEIPREGTLLPETYKFPRGTTRDQVVARMQQAQRRVVAEIWEHRNADIPVKTPEQLVTLASIVEKETGRADERSRVAAVYVNRLRQKMKLQSDPTIIYGLVGGKGTLGRPIKRSEITQPSPYNTYVIDGLPPGPIANPGRASLEAAANPARTRDLFFVADGTGGHAFTETYDQHQKNVAKLRTMEKQIQNDTVEPADDPAPAAAATPGEATSATPPAKPVAPKKPARGAPARQGTVQPTSQPPADQQ